The segment TAttggcaatgattcttggattttcgAAGGAAAATCAAGATTGTCAAGTTTCCTCATCTTCATTATGATATGTTGATGATGTTTCCCTGGTACTTGCCTCCTTGAAGTGACCTTTAATATCATTGTGTAGTCCTCTTGTAAAATTGCTTGAGAGTCTTTGCCTTAGTTGAGTCCTTTTGCACTTGATTCCTTGTCTTGCACATGTTGAATTCCTTGATATCTCCCTCTTGCATGTTGTTGATGAATTATCTATCCACCCTCTTGTGTGACTTAAACCTCGACCTCTTCATTGGTGTAGCATCTTTATTTGCTTCCTTTCATGTGTTTCACTCTTTTGAACCTTGAATGCCTTTTTAATACTTGTGAATCCTTCCTTTACTTGAATGTGCTTATCTCCTTCCTATGTGGTGAAGCTTTCAACCTTGATGTTGTTGTAGAACTTTTCATCCTCCGACATTCATGTGTCATCAGAATCACACCTGCAAAAGAGACAAGTAATACATTAAATCATCATGAATTTAAAGAAACACTCAttaatttcacatattcatattcTTAGGTCTAAGATGTCCCTTTAATCTAGGAATTGATTTGCATCTAGGTCCGCTCCATGAATTCACATGCGATTTTGTCTTGATCTGCTCTGCCTTTTAGGATTGTTGTGAGAATTAGGTCTGCCTCCTTTCATATTTCATTACTTTTCATACTTGTCCCAAGGTCATGGATTCTCTCGAGTGGAGGATAAAATTGTTGCTTCTCACCTCAAAGTCGTGGATTCCTTGAGGTCATCCAATCCCTGCTTGCTCCTTGACTTATGGAATTTTCTTGGgttttccttgatttcttcatGATTCTTGTGTTTTCTTCTTTAAGAGTGTTTCAATCATGAGTCGCACTTGTGCTTTCTCCTTTCACCATTCAATCATTTCTCACCTTCATCCCTTAATCATCTCTCACCTTTCATTCCTTTTTTGCTTCACTTAAGCATTCATTTGCTCAAACATGGGATATTTCAAATACCTCCACAAGGTTGTGGATTGGAGCAAGTCAAGGTCAAATGTTGATCTTCCACCTTCAAGTTGTGGATTCCTTGAGGTCATGAATTTTGAGCACtcatggaaaaaaataaaaatttcttccCCTCAATTCATGGATAAAGTTGATCACTTCaactccttcctcatcaaagattcTTTGTTTGCAAATTTTGAAATCCTTAAGGACAAATTTGATAGCATAACCTTCACTTCACCTCACCCTCATGACCTCCATATCATGGATTCCTTGGAGTCAAGGAATTTGAGCACTCGAGTCATGGATCTCTCCACGTCATGGAATTTTATACTTTCATCTACACTTATATTTTTCTTGAAATCCATTCTTCATCCACTTTGAACGATTCCCCTTCCTTATCCAGTCCTTGAAGCACTCGACTTGCTTGAGAGTTGTTCATCATTCTTAAACTTATCTCATGACTTAGCCTATGGGttacattgtgaatcacctttCAATGAAGCTCTTTACTCCTATTCAACAACTAAACACTAAAGCTAAGTGAGCTCCAAACTATCCCCAAGGAAGATCGGATTGATGCTAGACTGCCTGAGACTCCTAGGACTCGCTCCACCTTGGACTAGCAAAACCAAACCCTTTCGTAAGCAAAGGCTAAAGACTCGAACTATTGCCAAGCTAGACGACTAAGCTAAAACAATATGCTAAGCAAAAAGttggggtctccatttgcaatggggcgatgtgtgaaaacgtcacaatagaCTCCAGCCTATAGGGCATCATTTTTCTTATGTCGCCTTTGTTCAATCTGATAAAATGGTAAGAACTTGGCACAATGGGAAACATATCCTAGTGTGGAGGAGCCCAACCACTAGTATGTGACAATGAAGGTAGACAACAAGGTAATGGAAACTCCCACTTGCCCATGTCACACCTACTTTTAACTTTTCAATGCTAGGCTTTTCTACTTCTACAAAAAGAGATTATCATAACACACCAGCTGCCTCTTCTAGGCCATGTCACAAGAGAAAAGCATCTAATTTAAGTCAAACCTTCAACTGGAATCATTAGTTTCTATCCTCTACAAATAAGTGATGACACAAAATTTTTGAACCCTGCCTTTTTCTTTGACAATGGCGTAACTTAAATAAATGTAGTCAAACTGCCTCTAAGAGTCCAATGTTATATTAAGAAAAAGTGGTATCCCTGTTTATTCATTTCAAATTCTCAAATAAATGTAATAGCAACTGATTGACTAGAGTGTCAACCGGAACATTGCTGTAAACCTAAGTTGTCGGTTCGGGTTCAGGTTCGAGCACCGATTTGGGTTTGAAGAACCGGtatgccggtacggcaaaattttgaaaaggggtttgggatagtttgggttcgttagtacaaaaactatatatatatatatatatatatatatatatagcctagAAGCACGAATTAAGATTaaaatgtcacatagcatcatataaacaacaaaaccaccataaacttgtaatcatagcatcatgatcataccatcatagcatcatatacatcaagttcaatATCGAAATAATATTATCgagttcaagtatcattgtttcaacaatTAAATATCTGCTCTAAGCTGCAATTAATAATGTTTATATTAGAGGAAGACCTAGCAAACTGGAGCTCTTAGAGAAAACCACTGCTACCTGCCAACTGTACTCTGGTTGATTAACTTGTGTTGACACCTCCTATGCTAGTGTTAAGCCTTTTCTATGGTCATTTGGCACTAACATTCTGATTTGAATATTCTTGACGCCAATGTTGTTCTCTCATCATTAAACCAATAGATCTGATGCCCATTCACATTGATTAATAATGCTCTAGTTTGGGATCTCGAGGATATTCGGAAGCCCTTGGTGGTACTCTTTTAACATTTTGGAGTCTCCTGTCACTTTTGGGGATATAGTAAGGCAAAAACAAACTTTTGGAGGATTGAGGGTATACAAGATTAATTGTAAACCCTATGGTAAGGAGCAATAAGGTTGTTTTTATATAAGGGTGCATGTTGGTGGTATTCAACACCTTGATCAAACTGGGTGTGTTTTGTAACTTGAAAATGGGTCCTTCGCACTTGAACATGGTTATGCATGCATCCTTCACAATCCAATCCTCACCACAAATTTAATGCTATTAGTCAATTCAGAGACATATTTGTAAGATTTTGAGGTACCGTCAAATTTCAAGTGCCTGATTGcaaaaagaaaaatgtttttgggtGCCCGAGCGTTTGGGTTCGCCCCAGATGAACCAGCTCACCTGGGCACGAACCCAGACCAAACCCACAGGTGAACCGGACCAGGACCAGTACCAGAACCGAACCCGACCAGGACCAGGCCCTTAGACCAGCAAACCCTGCAACTTAAATGTAAACCAAAAAAACGTGGTTATTCCCAGAAGCTCCTCCTTCAGACAACATCAAAATTATGCTTCAAAAAAGAATTTAAGTGAATTGTATCGTTTGTACACTTCGTTTGGTCCTTCGAGTATTTGGTGTAAAGGACATCAAAATGTCATCGTCATATTCTATAAAAACATCTTTTTGGCAATAACCACTACATAATTTAAtccttatcaaaaaaatatatgaCTTTTTGTGACACGAGCACATGTTATACTAGAAGTTTGCTAAAGGAGACGCACATTGCAATTGTTGCATCAGCATTAGAGCTCCCAAAGTTATTTGCATGGTCTGCAGACTCCGCACATCCAAATCACCTTAAAATTTCAGAGAGCATACAAATTTTGGAAGGTCACTCATTGATTCTATTCTTATTTTAATTTGACATTATAGGCTTAAAGGATTTACTCACTAAATTTCCATCATCAATATAACAACAAAAAGCAACATGGCTACATGCCTTGCTCTTTAACAGCAGATATGAAATAAGATCAAGCCACCAATAATCTTCATCTGTAAGAAAGAACTGGTTCTCTGTGTGCGAGTTGCACAAAGGCCTTTTCATTTCATGAATGCAGCTCATTTCTAACTCACACAACCATGCCAATTGACACTTGTCTGAAAATATGCAGTTTGCAGTTCTTGATAAGAACAGATTTTGGGTCAAGAATAGTATGTTTCCATTGGCTGTTGTCACCAACCTATCTTTAAAGCTTGATAAGGCTTTTGTTCACCTTTGGCACTAGGCGACAAGTAAGTGAAATCCGTGTTCCTGTCCGACTTATAGAAGACTTCTTTTTCAGACCGAGTACTTCTATATTTGTACTGTGATCTGTGACTAGCTTTGTATTGTAAACATTGTTtatgatgtctccaacaacagcaTCTGCATTGATAACCTGAATAGAGAATACAATTATCATGCATGCAAGAAAACAAAAATATGATTGGCATGCCCTTCCTTTCAAGACTTACTACTTTTATTATATAACAGAAGAAGCAAGAAAGTAAAAAGATGAAAACTTGCATGATGAATTCTCACCTCATCAAATTCATGTACGGAACATTCTTCTATACCATGCAGATAGTCTGAATAGAAATACAAAAGCAGACAAAAAAATCAGGGACACCAGACACAGTAACATTCAAACATTAGACAAATGCTACGTTAACCAAAACAGGAAATGGATACAAAGTCTTGACCAggcaaatttaaaatatatagaaaCAGTTGAAATAGCAGATTGTATTTCACTTACATAATGTTTAAATGTTCAGAAATTAATGTTATCAGATTTCAATAATCCATGCTATAATTCTTTTAatgcttctggattcgattgtgtgaaaaaTTATTAAGTGCGGAGAGATGGGGCAGGTGAGGGGCTGACAGTATTTCATGCTTTTAGCAATTGAGGCAATTATAATATATGTAATTtagtactaacaacaatttaatGTAAATATTCATGATATAAATGATGCTTGGATAAATAAGATGGAACTACCTTTATATGCAGAATCTTTAAAGATGAGGAGGCTTCCAGGCATTAAAGCAACTGAGAAGATCTTGTGCTCAGTTTGCTTTCTGACATCTTCTTCAGATCTGTCTGATCTTGTTTGATGCTGTTCATATTTTCCATCATGCAAAGAGGTTAGAGGAGTTGTGCTCTTCGTGCAAGCTGCCTGATCTGATGATGATGTCTCAGAATCTGTAGAACTTAACAATTTTGGATGAGGAGTAAAACACATCACTGCAGGTGACCCAAGTGATATAATTGCAACGACAGGGAAATATGCAGGACCATCTTGATGAGGCTGCAGAGTATTTTCAAGAGTTTCAAATTGAGCTTTCCTTCAATAAAAAACATAATAGGTaactatataaaaatatatatatattctggaaCTGATGTTATTTATATACCATTATCCCTTGGCCTGGTAGATATTCATTTATGAGCACATGATTGATTGGGGAAGGAAACAACTTTGTCCAATCACAAATCTTTTGTATGATTGTAGAAAGCCAGGATGGTACTGCGTGCAAATCATACAGTTTATTCAAACAATACAAATATATAATAATGGCTAATATGCTGTAGTTTAAAAAAGCAGCAAGATCTCAAATTTAAAATGTCTTGGGAAGTAGAAATATGAAATAGTTGTCCTAGATTTGAACAACTATGTCTTTTCTCTCTATGTGCATGGCGTTGTAAACAGGCCAACAAAACTTCTTGTCCTACAGCCATTTTCCACTTGTAGGGATGAATATGAAAAGTTTCTCATTTCAAGAGTGGAAAACAATTTAGTTGGCACAAAATTTCTCAAAGTCCATGGTAGAtttatgtttgaagtttgaaccaaaAATGGAAGAAGAGACATGAAAGAGTTTCCATCTTCATGATAGATATTTACAATATATAGTTATTTTGCATTCATAAAATGGAAGATAAATTGACATATATTCCAAGGATACAATCACAAAGTCACACAGTACATTGGCATAGAAAATGTGGGTGATAAAATTGCAATCTTGCATTCTACTACATATGCAATTGGCAAGCACAAATACCTCTTCTGCTacatacctgttgtgacgttttcacacatcgccccattgcaaatggggaccccctctttttgctcgttttgctcgtccttctctctgctttttagggttttgggttagtgagtcagtcgtctggactagggttaagcctttgggtttccgttttgatgttttcaagccagagtccagtccaattttgaagAATTGATGAGCATCCTCGCAtagatgcaattttgaaataaggtGAATCTGTCAGCGGTCAAGAAAGTTGGTCTAGGTTTAGTCGGAATCTCGAATGCGagtccaaattttgcctaagtgttgatgggattatggaattttgtctgattgaatgattttgaccaaatttttggaaattttgataattgattccgGGCATTGGAAATGGCTTAATTTTGCCTTGTCAAGTGACCAAAGCcttaaaatcttgatattttggcctgtggaagcaagttcgctcctgtccctcagccagggaccagggcgaaattgatGTTTTTATGCATCTTGGTCATTAATTTGTTTCACTTTTCTTGTGCAGGATTGCCAGGAGATGCAGTTGAACGTAAATTTGAAGCTTTGAAGATTTTGAGATTCGAAAATGGCAAATTTTTGAAGTTTgaggccaaatcgctcctgtccctcagtcagggaccagggcgaaatgtctTGTTTAGACCActttgacctcattttgatcaaacTAAAGCGTTAAGGACATGATGAAAGGTGAACTCAACATGATGGAACATCCAGACTTAGTCGTTTGCGACGAAAAGATGAACAtttgccctcaaggacaaaaatcgctcctgtccctcactgaaggaccggagcttaaaatccaaaattgccttgtccttgaaagatttgaacgatttcgcgatttgaggagaacaaaggaggtacattttatcagttgaatataacttgaaactgCCATCATAAggaaaattggccctagaagcaaaatcgctcctgtccctctgccaaggaccagggcgaattttaatgttagctcccgtccctctcccagggaccacagcgattttctttataagacaagttttgggcaaagatcaagtaagtgttaagtttgaggcaagcaaaggaggcgtaacgaacccattgaagataatttgaagattgcaaaACGCCAAGTGAAGCCCATGTTgtccaaggcgctcctgtcccccagcctgggaccagagcgatttcttcctaagGAGAATTTCTCACCAAGTTGAAATGAATTCCATGCCAATGGTGAATGAAAGGgagcatgacgagtccgttgaaaacaagtttgaaagttggcaaaGCAAGAATGAGCTTACAagtgcaagatcgctcctgtccctcagccagggaccagggcgaaatcttggTTACTTTGCCTTCCATCCAAGTTTAAACCACTCCAAACCAAGGTACAAggggcaatgatgtttggaacgcctcgaaGAGAAATGAAGTTACAAAGACCGCAAAATGTGATGAAattgcccaagttcgctcctgtccctctccaagggaccagagcgaaatagtcAAATATGCTTAAACTTTGAAGGCCACGTTCGTTTCAAATGTTCAAGAAGGAATAAAGGACATCATTCTATgccttgaagattatttgatatcaatatgatggaGGATTTGCACCATAgatcaaagttcgctcctgtcctttagtcaaggaccaaggcgatattcacaaagtccatcatttttCTTCCTAGATCACATCAAAGCAAAGTTATACAAGGTTGAAAATGTCATTTGAAAGGTGATAGGCAAGAAGTGAATGTTAAAGGATCACAAATTTGAGCTAGAaactaaagttcgctcctgtcctccagtcaaggaccagggcgaaaaccacTTGAAGGACAAATTTGCTTTGCAAAGAAGAAGTTTGGCGTGTGTGAAATAAACAAGGGGATCATTGCCTACCTCACGAATCAATTTGGCAACTTAAAGAGACAAAGGCCAAGGGgaaatgcaaagttcgctcctgtccctcagccagggaccagggcgataatgatctTAAGAGGCATTCATCTACAACATTGATCGATCAAGCTCAGGATTCTCAATGAAGATGCCAGTTTCAAAGTAGGGGAAGTGATTTTAAACGTAAAAGGCGAGGAATTCAAGAGCAAAatgctaaatcgctcctgtccctcagtcagggaccagagcgaaatgttcaaGTGTGTCCAAGTTTAAGTTGCCACTCACATTTCAAGTGTTCAAAAGGGAGTAAGGAACATCATTTTACACCGTGAAGACAGTTGCAAGTTGATATAAACAAGGATGAGCACAAGGAacaaaggttcgctcctgtccctcaccaagggaccagggcgatattcacacAAATATCAAATTTGCATTGTAAAGGACGAGTAAAGTATGCATGGAATGAATGGATAACATTGTTACTTGCCTTGCGATATAAATTGGTGATTAAAGAGACAAAGACCCAAGGAAAaaaagcaagttcgctcctgtccctcaccaagggaccagggcgaaagtacTTTAAAGCACACTCCTTCCGCAAAGGGACAAATTAAGCTCAAGATTCCCAGTTAAAATGCTCTTTTGGACATCTAAGACAAGACTTTGaacgtgaaaaacaagaaaaacGAGGTCAAAATGAAGgggcactcctgtccctctcccagggaccagagcgatgtggttagtgtcccttattcctcccatgcttaggcgccaatatTTTCGAATTACATAAAAAATCCCAAATTCGATAAAAAtgtgaaagatttaattaaattggtatttaaaaatagcgcatggacattcaataattaatttaaagcTTTTAAAAAATCGAAGTttttaattacaaaggcatttaattaattattattaaattaaattttaaaaaagggagcgcttggggtattattttgcaaggtcggccccctcttttattaaattttatttgttttttgggcctattttccaagtcggcctaggggCAATTATCAAGATGAGCGCCTATATAGGAGGGGTGTGTTGAGCATGTTAATCCATCTTTCAATCATTTGTCCAAGTGCGATTTTGAAGGAGCAATAAAGGAATGCGAAATCTGGCCTAAGGAGGAGCGAATTTAGTTGAAGACTAAAgatggagcgaattttcctcaagacgttgaaggctagaggtggtgaagttgataaaagaagcacattttgaagacttcgatccacattttgcctagcaaacttgcttaattttgcatcttttcttagagttaattctcaagtggaggtatggcgagattctcctagtctcaattttgaattttgaattttcaatctcaagtggcttagtta is part of the Cryptomeria japonica chromosome 10, Sugi_1.0, whole genome shotgun sequence genome and harbors:
- the LOC131072298 gene encoding alkylated DNA repair protein ALKBH6 homolog isoform X1; the protein is MLGIFRYPKVYLRLIEKYNGLRTENIGSPMPLQRAIQGKDHEQENGGEGLRKFIVGDLPTVMYIPNFITESEQNHIWHQINTVPMSKWKTLKNRRLQNWGGVVHEKGLLPQALPSWLSTIIQKICDWTKLFPSPINHVLINEYLPGQGIMPHQDGPAYFPVVAIISLGSPAVMCFTPHPKLLSSTDSETSSSDQAACTKSTTPLTSLHDGKYEQHQTRSDRSEEDVRKQTEHKIFSVALMPGSLLIFKDSAYKDYLHGIEECSVHEFDEVINADAVVGDIINNVYNTKLVTDHSTNIEVLGLKKKSSISRTGTRISLTCRLVPKVNKSLIKL
- the LOC131072298 gene encoding alkylated DNA repair protein ALKBH6 homolog isoform X2 produces the protein MPLQRAIQGKDHEQENGGEGLRKFIVGDLPTVMYIPNFITESEQNHIWHQINTVPMSKWKTLKNRRLQNWGGVVHEKGLLPQALPSWLSTIIQKICDWTKLFPSPINHVLINEYLPGQGIMPHQDGPAYFPVVAIISLGSPAVMCFTPHPKLLSSTDSETSSSDQAACTKSTTPLTSLHDGKYEQHQTRSDRSEEDVRKQTEHKIFSVALMPGSLLIFKDSAYKDYLHGIEECSVHEFDEVINADAVVGDIINNVYNTKLVTDHSTNIEVLGLKKKSSISRTGTRISLTCRLVPKVNKSLIKL